A single region of the Procambarus clarkii isolate CNS0578487 chromosome 94, FALCON_Pclarkii_2.0, whole genome shotgun sequence genome encodes:
- the LOC138360057 gene encoding uncharacterized protein: MHHLLQQRSCHVVAVKHVSAVKHVAAVKHVSAVKHVAAAKHVAAVKNVAAAKHVAAVKHASAVKHVAAVKHVAAAKHVAAVKHVSAVKHVAAVKHVAAAKHVAAVKHVAAVKHVAAVKHVAAVKHVAAVKHVAAVKHVAAVK, translated from the exons ATGCATCACCTCCTGCAGCAGCGCAG CTGTCACGTGGTAGCTGTCAAGCACGTGTCAGCTGTCAAGCACGTGGCAGCTGTCAAGCACGTGTCAGCTGTCAAGCACGTGGCAGCTGCCAAGCACGTGGCAGCTGTCAAGAACGTGGCAGCTGCCAAGCACGTGGCAGCTGTCAAGCACGCGTCAGCTGTCAAGCACGTGGCAGCTGTCAAGCACGTGGCAGCTGCCAAGCACGTGGCAGCTGTCAAGCACGTGTCAGCTGTCAAGCACGTGGCAGCTGTCAAGCACGTGGCAGCTGCCAAGCACGTGGCAGCTGTCAAGCACGTGGCAGCTGTCAAGCACGTGGCAGCTGTCAAGCACGTGGCAGCTGTCAAGCACGTGGCAGCTGTCAAGCACGTGGCAGCTGTCAAGCACGTGGCAGCTGTCAAGTGA